The genome window GTATGGCTTCACTATTTAATCCTCTTGGTTGTTCTTCTAGAAGAGATTCAACTAAAAGTTTTTTGTTCACAAAAAAGATTGTCAATCTTTGAATGGCGTGATTGACCTGTTTACATAACAACCTGtctataatatcaaaataatattcaTGTACAATATTCCAACATTGAATACTCGATTTGGCTGATAACTCCATCAAAAGAACCAAGACGAGAATACGAGAACTAAAGTTTGTATATTGCGTtagaaattttctaaaatttataacaattgaaattgtatcttttttttctttttttctttttttttttctattttagttcatctattgaattataaattttttgaacttttataaCAACTGGAATTGTACCTATTTAAAACTACTAGTACGGTTGCACATTTAAGACATGTGTTGCCCCATGAGTGAAAAATTttagatagattttttttttttttaagtagtatCAAatcatgtatttaaatttataataattatttaacatATGATTATCTATTTAGCATaataatttcttagaacctatttACTAAAAACAATAtctacttacaaaaaaaattctattaagaatgataacaaatgttgtcatcttccaacaataaacaactaaattttgattaaacattgtcacaatatttaaattttcgcaataaatgattatatatgctacaattgaaactcttcatcaaattaaatatcTACAACCAAAATTAAATACCTACAACCATTTGCaatgaatattttgttattcatattgccttctttatcattttattttatgagcctAACTAGAATGATTagcttacttaatttttaataagcacctttttatgaaagaaaagaaagaaaaaaaacaaaataacaaaagacatatgtcattaaagtttttattagataaaattataaatctagaagatttaaatctctaataaattagtgttctcTAGGTAACAAATAGAATACCATAAATcaccatttttactttttatgtatgactaacacataaaactcaaatacataaagaaaaattttgggaCATTAAATTTTAGTGAAGCATTTTAGATATTGCACAATGAAATATTCTAGGAATCATAAGATTTTTTTAGGATTTAACTAAGAGAGTAATTGCAGGGACTATATGCTTgtgtacaaaatataaatgaggAAATTATTCAGCTTTAAAGTTGGGGAAGAAACTATTCCAAACATAAATGGGGAAAGtacttttttctataatttttttttaattggtaaaactatgtgttttttactttaaaaaatatgttgaaaaaatccaagaaaattgTCCGTAAAACTATGAATTTTGACTCAACAAAAtggctagaaaaaaaaaagtcaagaacATAATAAATGTCATGATATTTTCTCAGTACCTTTATTTTAGTTATGGTGGGCcctagtatgatattttataattttattttaaagtaatgttacatccacaacattttcacaacaaattctaaatggtaaattgttattgatttttaattgggACAATCACTTTAaactatgcattaaaaaaaaaaaaaaaaaacaacagaaGAAAATTGTGCGTGAAACAGTGGCTTTTTGCTCatcaaatttgactaaacaaaaaaaaaaaaaatctaggaacacaacaaaatgtcacaatattttcgcaatacctttatttttagccgTGGTAAGTTTCGgtttgatatattattatttattttataaaaatgctaTCTCCATAATATTTCcataacaaattctaaatgacaagttgttactgATTTTAAATTGGACCCACgactgatatcacttttttatctatCAATTGTAGTTTatcacctataatttgttgtgaaattaatgtgaaaatgttgtggacttagcaaatttttatttgatctataagaaactTAGAtcttaacaattgtgaaaatattgtaataacaacaagtgttataatattttcataatctcgtattttattattttatttcaacctATTgaaaattgacacctcaataattgtgtattatgaaatttattgtgttagtaTAACAATACATATGCTAgctcatataaatattttaaaaaaagtgcaCAACCCAATGattggaaaaaagaagaagaagaaaaaggctGGGCTAATGAAGTGATGAACAATACCTATTGAATAAATCAAAAActaatgtattttaaaaaaaagagcacAACCCAATGAccggaaaaaagaagaagaagaaaaaggctGGGCTAATGAAGTGATGAATAATACCTATTGAATAAATCAAAAACTACTGTAGCTACCACAGTAGCTTTTACACATTCACACAACAagtattacaatattttcacaaaatatttattttcagttgtggttggtcacagtcttatattttattattttattttgacctataagaaattgatacctcaataattatgaaaatattgtgaaatttgttgtgtcagtatagcaatacctttatttttagttgtagttAGTTccagtatgatattttattttggtttataaaaaattagcatctcaacaattgtgaaaatattgtgacaatttattgtgttaactaacagctatatatatatatatatatatataaagagttgACTGGGcgatattaccaaaaaaaaaaNNNNNNNNNNNNNNNNNNNNNNNNNNNNNNNNNNNNNNNNNNNNNNNNNNNNNNNNNNNNNNNNNNNNNNNNNNNNNNNNNNNNNNNNNNNNNNNNNNNNNNNNNNNNNNNNNNNNNNNNNNNNNNNNNNNNNNNNNNNNNNNNNNNNNNNNNNNNNNNNNNNNNNNNNNNNNNNNNNNNNNNNNNNNNNNNNNNNNNNNNNNNNNNNNNNNNNNNNNNNNNNNNNNNNNNNNNNNNNNNNNNNNNNNNNNNNNNNNNNNNNNNNNNNNNNNNNNNNNNNNNNNNNNNNNNNNNNNNNNNNNNNNNNNNNNNNNNNNNNNNNNNNNNNNNNNNNNNNNNNNNNNNNNNNNNNNNNNNNNNNNNNNNNNNNNNNNNNNNNNNNNNNNNNNNNNNNNNNNNNNNNNNNNNNNNNNNNNNNNNNNNNNNNNNNNNNNNNNNNNNNNNNNNNNNNNNNNNNNNNNNNNNNNNNNNNNNNNNNNNNNNNNNNNNNNNNNNNNNNNNNNNNNNNNNNNNNNNNNNNNNNNNNNNNNNNNNNNNNNNNNNNNNNNNNNNNNNNNNNNNNNNNNNNNNNNNNNNNNNNNNNNNNNNNNNNNNNNNNNNNNNNNNNNNNNNNNNNNNNNNNNNNNNNNNNNNNNNNNNNNNNNNNNNNNNNNNNNNNNNNNNNNNNNNNNNNNNNNNNNNNNNNNNNNNNNNNNNNNNNNNNNNNNNNNNNNNNNNNNNNNNNNNNNNNNNNNNNNNNNNNNNNNNNNNNNNNNNNNNNNNNNNNNNNNNNNNNNNNNNNNNNNNNNNNNNNNNNNNNNNNNNNNNNNNNNNNNNNNNNNNNNNNNNNNNNNNNNNNNNNNNNNNNNNNNNNNNNNNNNNNNNNNNNNNNNNNNNNNNNNNNNNNNNNNNNNNNNNNNNNNNNNNNNNNNNNNNNNNNNNNNNNNNNNNNNNNNNNNNNNNNNNNNNNNNNNNNNNNNNNNNNNNNNNNNNNNNNNNNNNNNNNNNNNNNNNNNNNNNNaaaggggggggggggggggaggagggAGACAAAAcccaattatttttataagaatagAATATGATAGCTTAGAGTATTGgcatcaggtgtgccaaatgctaaatttttagcatttggcacaccaaacactaAAATCCTTGCTTCATGagatgtgccaaatgccaaaaaaaatagcacagTGCCACAGTGAAGTTCTACAAATAGCATGGTACGGAAAAATGTGCTATAGTTTTTgggcattattttatttaactttctctctctttctataatAAAATATCTTACCTTCCCTCTCATTCTCTGCTCTTCctcttctctgtctctcttcaACAGAAGGATTGCTCTCTCTCAACCAATTTCCTCTCAAAAATTCCCTCAACAAAACAACACCgctttctctttctccctcttttctagctttctcagccaaattctctctctatcttgTCACTCACGGTGGTGGGTCTGTGTAATTTttcaatgggttttttttttttttttttgttaataggtaataagaataatatttttcaatggGTTTATGGATTAGGGCATTTTGGTTTTGGGTTATGGTGGTTGTTGTGGGTTGCATTCGGTGGAGTTAAGATTGGAGGTTGTTGGTTTTTGCACTGCCAGTGGTTGTTGGGTCgatgggagagagagagagtggtggtgttgggttgtgggttatggGCGGTGAAACTGGGTTGATGGGCAGTGGTGCTTGGTTGATAGCGTTGTGGGTGGTGCTTGATGGTGCAAAGTCGATTAGATTGTGGGCGGTGGTGCTGAGTcagtttgatttgggttttgagaagaagaaaaagttgaattggggtaggaagagagagagcttcatagagagagagagagagagagagagaggtggtgttgggttgtgggttatggGCGGTGAAATTGGGTTGATGGGCAATGGTGCTCTGTTGATTGGGTTGTGGGCAATGCTTGATGGTGCAAAGTCGATTAGGTTGTGGGCGGTGGTGCTGAGTcagtttgatttgggttttgagaagaagaaaaggttgAATTGGGGtaggaagagagagagcttcatagagagagagaggtgaatgAATCTAAAATggatgtttataatattttaataatttggtAACACTATATTAaggtattgaattttaaaatagaagatgtgatgtagggtgtattgtaaaatggtgtgttaaaataaataaagtaggttTTGGTGTGTTAAAATGGCATTTGGATTGGCACAATTGATGCTAGTGCTCTTGACtaaatatgtatatgtatataaatgtGTGCATGAGGACATCAACTTAGAAAAGTTAGTGAGAACCTCCACTTTTAGAATCAATTTGACTAACAAGATCAAGGGAGGCTGATTGTTTGAAGTTTAACAATAAAAGGCCATGTAAGATTGAGTAACTCTAGAAATCtgtatattttctatttaaaatataaataaataaaagaattggaTGTAAATTGGACATTTCTAAAAGTACATGCAACATATTTGCAACTTTAAGTCGATTAAACTGTATGATTGGATGTGTGCTTGTCATAGTGATTTTTTAtccacttcttttttttttcttgattgctTAAATTCTTACAATAAATTTCCATAAAAAGTGGTTGTTTCTATGGGGAAGAACCAAGAAGCATGCTCGGAAGGGTTGTGTgttgatttgtaattttttaacaGACTTTCTTGTGCACttcctttttttgataagtaataataCTAAAAAGGGCAAAAGGTgtacaactttttttattgGACAAAAGGTTGTAACCCTAGGATGCCAGAAGTATACAAAGGAACTTATGCTCTTCTCCACACTAGATTGTGccattttattaataaaagttctATTACctatcatatatatttaaatgactTGGTTGGACCTTCCATATTATTCCATATTATTTCCTGCCAAGGCTCACCGGTTGTGGAGCTCTATCTTTAGAACTTTTAGGATTCGGTGGTTCCCTCACGATCGGTGGCAGATTTCCtctttggttggtggaattggttggggaagaactcatctagcatttggaatttagttatgttgtgtttgatgtggtgtatttggaggaaATGTAATCAGCGGACCTTTGAGGACTTAGATAGATCCAATGAGTGACCAGCTACTTGCTCTTTTCACTGGTtccctttttgattggtctagctagtgattctctctctttgttccttagctctctttgtctttgtaattagtttttcctttctggttctgcttttcttttcttttttgtaatttctGTTTTGATTTGTGCTAGTTTGCATAAAgcagtttttttaatatacttatttctacttatcaaaaaaaaactatatatatatatatatatatatttccagcCTTTTCCCACCAAAACCTAATCAATACTTCCTCAAAATCCAACCAATCCAGGCACCACTAGACCAGACCCAAGAATTCTAAATCTGACTTGGCTTTGTTCCCCTTGGTCCACATCACTCCCTGGTCATCTatcctttattttcttgttcAGTTTTATTATTGCATCATTCTGGTTTTTCCTACGTCAAATTTGGTATCAAACTAAAATCCGGTTACTTTGAAGCTTCGCTGCTGATTAAGATAgaaccatgaaaaaaaaaattagaacaaaaacaaacaaaacatgaactgaaataaaacaaaaggctgtgaaaaaaaaattgccaaaaccACTGTAACCCATTCCTTACAAACCATCATCGTTGTAACCCACCCAACACCACATCTTCAAAGAGAAagtcaacccaacccaaaaaaacccacaccaaaccacccccccacccccaacccaaaaataaaataaaaaattacctgCATCTAATAAATTCAAACTTCAGCTGCCATCACAACAAAAATAGTGACTGTAGACTAGTGTTGCATATGCAATCACAATGGTGAGAATGTGGAGCATttgtttattcaatttttgatttCTATGGAGTTGTGAactatttttctttggttttggaGTGAGATGGGTGATGCCAAGAATGGTGTTCAGTTTGCTTCACTTTGATGTTGGAGGAGAAAACCAACTTCATTCCAGACTAGGGTATGGAATGTAGCTTTGCTTTTagcattttcattttatttttagtaagtTTTTTGTGTATTCTATGGAACATTTGGAAGGACAGAAATAAGAGAAATTTTTTGGGGCAAAAGCCTTGTATGGAGAGAATAAAATCTGCATTTTTCAGTCCTTTATTTACTTGATGTCACTAGAAGAGAATGTAGATCCTCAAATGCTTCTGATATTTTAGATTCATTGTATTGTTGAATCTTTCACGGGAGCAATTGAGTAAATTACCAGTATACTTGAACCACTATCATCGCTCGTGTATGTCTATGGATATATACATATATCGGATGAACGACTGATGTAATTTTTTCTATGAATGACTCATAATTTTTACTTAATACAACTATTCtaaatcatcaaaaaagaaGTGTCCGACATCAGAAGATTTATGAGTTGTATAATTCATCAAGACTGCATTCGGACACCCAACAATTAGTCACTAAAGAGAAGTAGACAAGGATGTAAACATCAAATGCATCAACCATAGCCATGCCATATTATGAAGACTAATTTCTAACCTTGATCGGTTTAGCATCGTGTCGCTCATATAACTTTGGCTCAAATGGCCTCCCAGACTGCTTCTGCTGCCCCACTGTCACCGCTCCTAACATGACATCAAAAGGCTATAAGAGTTCAACAACTTTAGAAGTACCTTTAGTACTTAAAAGCTGTATAAACTGAAGCAAGTTGAATTGCTACTCCAGTAACTAAAGCTAATCCCACCACCTAGAACTGACTAATCCCATCAATGTTGCATTGTcagaaaaatttttaattaattatcaacTTAGTTCAACAAACTACTAATAAGCAAAATACACCATATTTTTTCTCCAATCAAAAAATGAATACCATTATCATGCTCTTCCAACAATGCTGGCAATTAAAGGTGCAATCACAAaacaataaaccaaaaaaaacacgAACAAATTAACAAACTTTACCTATCGGAGCTCCAAATGCATCAGGCGGCAAGGAATCAAACTCCATCCCGAGAATGGGCCCATCCTCCCTCAGTGGCTCCCCCAACTGTGCCTCCACAAAAGCAATAGCCCGAAGCTCAGCTATCGTCTGCTGCGGCTCGTAGTACCTACTCATTACTGCCACATCACCTCCCATCCTCGCAACCGCAACCCCGGGCCGCCCAACAACTCGTCGTGACTCTGCTAACAGACTTGATGCTGAGCCCGAACCCGAACCGAGCTCATTCCCCACCTCTGCCACCGCCATTTCCTCTCTGGCCGGAGAATCCTTCGGCTGCCGCTTCCCTGACGATGGACCTTTCCGGTCTTTCAACCTCCTATGACAGAACCACATCTGCAATTGCCGATCAGAGAGCCCTAATTTCGCCGAAAGCTCAGCTCGCAATGCCTCCGACGGGTACGCCTCCACTGAATCAAGCCCAAATTCCactcaaattaacaaaaattcaaaaaaaaaaaaaaaaaaacaatcaccaGCTAAAATAAGCTcaggaaaacaaacaaacaaaccagcATAGGTTTTTTCCAGAATCTCCAACTGCGAAGCGGTCTTCATTTTCCGCTTCGTCTTGTTCTCAACCTCAAgtggcttcttcttctctccttCAGAACCAGTAGCAACCTCCATTGCCGAAGATCAAGCTCACCAccaaaaaaaccctagaaatcgAACCTCGCCGAAGCTCAAAAACtaagaaattatataatttccataaaaacacatacaaaatatctCTTCAACTCCGAGctgaaagaaaaaggaaaaaaaaattccagtttCTCGCTCTAGAAACagagttttctctctctaaaacaaGGTACTGCTGCAAGTTCTGGGGTTTGACGGGAAAAGCGAATATAAATTCAACGAGTTCTttagtttctctctctaaaaaccgTGAAGAGGCACAATTTCTCTCTCTAGAGATTAAGATCATCAAGAATCGAAGAGCGTGATTGAGATGTGCGGTGAGATTTGGggaataacaaaaaataataatactactaccactaataataaatataatagtagcagtaatagaagaagaagcagaaaatTTATTAGAGGATTGagaaaaaaagttgaaagaagaaaataataataataataataaaaagacgaaaagaaaaaaggattggGGATTTTGATTAAATGAACAACAACAATTACCACTACAACTACTACGAACAAACGAACGaacagtctttctctctctaatccCATccatatttttgcttttttcttttttgggtttttgttttttcttttttgtgagtaataatttttttttttaaaagaaagagaataataAATTGAGATTTTAAAAGGGGTTGGTATTTTGTCAGATgccttttgaaatttttgggagtGTGTTGATTGATTCACGAATGAggttttgtggttttgtgtgatgagtttttctttttttttttctttttttgttttttgggttttttgtttttgtttttgggtgttGCTGGGCTTTGGTTTGGTGTGGATCttcttgggttttgggtttttatatatatatatatatatatatatatactcgtAGTCCCATCGCTTTCTGAGCTCAAAATCTATGCGGTTCTTTCGCGGCgtgtgtttaatttttggtaCGATTGAAATCATGTAAAGTCGTTTGAGAAAGTGGATTCCCAACAGCATTATGGCGCGTGTATGTACACGTGTTTTTTGGGGAGTGTTATTGTCTTTTTATTACAGAGTTACAGTACTGTACAGGACAGTTATTCTCACTCCATCACTCATCTTTTACACGTGCTGCACTTGAAGcttgatttgaaaattaaaacgattttactaaaataaattgaaacttccttctttttttttctccttttttttttacaacatttttcttCAAACAAATTTAGTGGATACTCttcatatatctttatattgagtgtaaaattttaaaatctaaccACTAGATtgcatattcttattatatccttcatacttgcaaaatttcaaaaatagcaaaattcaagtgctatgtcatcaaacaaatgttaaagtttcaaatttttgttatctaaaattgtgtataaaaaataaatttattaatcaacCAGTAAATAAcattgtggtgggccttttaGAGATTGTGGGTCGGGTTGTCTCTTGCCACACTATGGCTCAAAGGTTCTAGTTAGGAGAGTCAGGACTGGTCCAATTGCAATTCACCTCAAACCAACTTGTGCGCAAACTAAAGCCCCTTTGTTGAATTTTTGGTCATATGCCCATGGCAGATGAGACTattacaaaagagttatggCAGGCAAATATGACAACAATAAAGGAAATATACTTGCTATTAGACAGAATAAGTAAAGGattctcaatcaaaaaaaaaaatgacggcACAACACCAAGAAATACATTATAAATGAAATGGCAAAAGTAAAAGAGAAATAACATTGGCACTTAATCAATAAAAGCAAAGAAGGAATGGTTAATATGCCGTGCTCGGTTGCATTACGAAACTAAGATCAAGGAGGGAACCACTCCCTCAATGTGAATAACCTCATAGGAAGATCCTGCTGTAGAAATTACTCAATTTGAAAGGACAGGCCTAAATGGCTTACGCTCCAGAAAATTCTTAATCCTTAACAGAGGGTAggcttttagagggagagaaggggTTAATCTATTAGTGCATGCTTGccattccattctctctctgtttttcttcctgactttctctttcttttttcttcattttgttaCTCTGCTTTTCCACTCTTTTCTTTCTAGTTCTTACTCATGTGTTATAGTGGCGACTGTTGTTGTTGTAATGTTGTGAATCTCTTGTTATGATTGTTGCTCTATTGATTATCCTACTGTGCACGACGAAGGCTCCTTATATACTGCCTATCGTGGCtgattttttaccatttcaccCTTTAACCACTTTTGTCTGAGTGTGGGTGTCCTTCTAGACCATCCATTGGTGTGTCAGTTGCCCAGCCACCATCATTTACTTGTGCTGGCCGTGTCACTCCCCAttaccaaacaaagaaaaatattatgtttgcCGATTCATCGTGACATTCTCATCTGGAACAAGGTGGGCATCCTCTCTCACTATCCCTCATGACATGCACCAAATGGTTCCAACTCACCCTTCCcttttttgggtggtatgtcatcatAGCAGGACATTTCCCTCAAAAGAGTTTAAGCGAGAACCCCAAAATAGGCTCCCCCTTCTCCC of Quercus lobata isolate SW786 chromosome 8, ValleyOak3.0 Primary Assembly, whole genome shotgun sequence contains these proteins:
- the LOC115954893 gene encoding homeobox-DDT domain protein RLT2-like yields the protein MEVATGSEGEKKKPLEVENKTKRKMKTASQLEILEKTYAVEAYPSEALRAELSAKLGLSDRQLQMWFCHRRLKDRKGPSSGKRQPKDSPAREEMAVAEVGNELGSGSGSASSLLAESRRVVGRPGVAVARMGGDVAVMSRYYEPQQTIAELRAIAFVEAQLGEPLREDGPILGMEFDSLPPDAFGAPIGAVTVGQQKQSGRPFEPKLYERHDAKPIKQRSFKVTGF